One genomic region from Sphingobacterium sp. UGAL515B_05 encodes:
- a CDS encoding C40 family peptidase — protein sequence MKTKKFIASMLFIGLCLVSQAQTNRNSKPESDPDNLAKEYFSQIMGVAVSATTNTKLYQFVYEWLGTPYRLGGDSKRGIDCSKFSYELYDKVFNTSLGYNSRNQYSQVKTVEKNELKAGDLVFFKIRSKSITHVGVYIGDNKFAHASSSKGVMISNLDEPYWRRYYYNGGRLPEDNRSLTAELLKAEKDNKLN from the coding sequence ATGAAAACAAAGAAATTTATAGCGTCAATGCTATTTATCGGCTTATGTCTAGTGTCGCAGGCACAAACCAACAGAAACTCCAAACCAGAATCAGATCCTGATAACCTAGCGAAAGAATACTTTTCACAAATAATGGGAGTTGCAGTCTCAGCAACAACAAATACCAAACTTTATCAATTTGTTTACGAGTGGTTGGGTACTCCATACCGTCTAGGAGGAGATTCAAAAAGAGGCATTGATTGTTCTAAATTTTCTTATGAATTATACGACAAAGTGTTTAACACATCGTTGGGGTATAATAGCAGAAACCAGTACTCTCAAGTCAAAACTGTCGAAAAAAATGAGCTAAAAGCAGGTGACCTGGTATTCTTCAAAATTAGAAGTAAAAGTATTACCCATGTCGGTGTTTATATTGGCGACAATAAATTTGCACATGCCTCATCAAGTAAAGGAGTTATGATCAGCAATTTAGATGAACCGTACTGGAGACGTTATTATTACAATGGCGGTCGTTTACCGGAAGATAATAGGTCGCTTACAGCAGAATTATTAAAAGCGGAAAAAGATAATAAATTGAATTAA